From the genome of Dissulfurirhabdus thermomarina:
ACGCCGGCGGGGGCGCAGGCGACGGCGACGAGCAGCAGGAGAAGGCACCACGCCCATGGGCACCGCCGGCCGCCGGAACCCGGGCGGATGGGACGGCCGGGAGGTAACGGAGACTGCATCATGTCAGCGGGTCCTCTCTCTGGATGGGCTGCCTCGCTCCACCGGGGGATTATACCACATGCCGCCCCGCCGGGGCGGGGGCGGGACCACCGCCGAATCCCTCGAGGAGCCCCTCGAACAGGATCTTGGCGGTGAACAACAGGGGCACGGCCACCACCATGCCGGCGAGGCCGAAGAAAGACCCCACGAGCACGATGCCCACCACCACCGTCACCGGGTGGAGGTCCGCCACGCCGGCGATGAAGGCCGGGATCACCACGGCGCTGTCCAGGGCCTGGGCCCCGAGCACGACCCCGACGATGCCCGCCAGGAGGGGGTAGTCCGGGTGGGGCGCCGACAGCACGAACACCGCGGGGAACGCGGCCGCCAGTAGCGGCCCCAGGTACGGGACCACGTTCAGGATCCCGGCCAGGGTCCCGAAGAACACCGCCATGTCCAGCCCCACCAGCAGGAAGCCCGCGCTGGCCACCAGGGCCATGACCGTGCACTGGACGAGGACCCCGCGGACGTAGCGCTGGAGCCGGCGGGCCACCCGGGCGTAGATGTGCCAGCCGAGCTCGAAGGCCCGGTTGGGCAAGAGACCCAGGAGACGGCTGCGGAGGCGGCGCAGGTCGCGGAGCAGAAAGAACAGGAGAAGGGGGGCGAGGAGGAGGGTCCGGACCAGCTGGAGGGCCGCGGCCCGGGCCAGGCCGGCGACGCGTTCCCAGGAGGCGTCGAGGGAGGCGGCGCCGTGGCCGAGGACTCCCGGCGGAAGATCCACGCCCGCCACGGCCCGGAGCCACCCCCGGAGCCCCGCCACGGCGGCGGCCACGGACCGCCAGACCTCCGGCAGCCGTTCCTCGAGCCGGACCATCTGGCCCGCCAGGTGCGGCAGGGCCAGCACCAGCACCCCCGCGGCCCCGGCCAGGGCCAGGACCAGGACCAGCCCGATGGCGGCCTCGCGGGACAGCCCCGTCCGGGTGAAAGAATCCACCACGGGATCCAGGACGGCGAAGCCCAGCAGGGCGATGAAGATCGGGAGCAGGACGGGCCGGAACACCACCACCAGGGCCGCGGCGGCCGCCGCCAGCCCCGCGAAGGCGACCGCCGCCCGGGTCCACGCAGGCAACCGTCCGCCGGACATCAGGCCCCCAGCCGGGCGTTGGCCACGCGCAGGCGTTCCGCCAGCACGGCGGCGAGGTTGGTGACGAAGCGCGCCCCGAGCCGGGGGGCCCGGTCGATCCATTCCTCGAGGTCCACCCGGAGGAAGAAGGCCGCCCGGGTCGGCGCCGTGGAGACCGCGTCGGCGGTGCGGCGCTCCTCCCGGACCAAGGCGACCTCGCCGAAGAAGTCGCCCCCCCGGAGCTCGGCCACCCGCGCCGCCCCCACGCGGATCTCCACCCGCCCCTCCAGGACGAGGACCGCACCGGCGCCGACGTCCCCGGCCCGAAAGACCACCTCGTCCTCCTCGAAGGACCTCGGGTGCATGTCCCGAGCGAG
Proteins encoded in this window:
- a CDS encoding AI-2E family transporter, yielding MPAWTRAAVAFAGLAAAAAALVVVFRPVLLPIFIALLGFAVLDPVVDSFTRTGLSREAAIGLVLVLALAGAAGVLVLALPHLAGQMVRLEERLPEVWRSVAAAVAGLRGWLRAVAGVDLPPGVLGHGAASLDASWERVAGLARAAALQLVRTLLLAPLLLFFLLRDLRRLRSRLLGLLPNRAFELGWHIYARVARRLQRYVRGVLVQCTVMALVASAGFLLVGLDMAVFFGTLAGILNVVPYLGPLLAAAFPAVFVLSAPHPDYPLLAGIVGVVLGAQALDSAVVIPAFIAGVADLHPVTVVVGIVLVGSFFGLAGMVVAVPLLFTAKILFEGLLEGFGGGPAPAPAGRHVV
- a CDS encoding cyclic nucleotide-binding domain-containing protein; this encodes MTPPAAPSPVWHNLFRRRPPWAEEVAGLWAATPLFEGIPRREVLRLARDMHPRSFEEDEVVFRAGDVGAGAVLVLEGRVEIRVGAARVAELRGGDFFGEVALVREERRTADAVSTAPTRAAFFLRVDLEEWIDRAPRLGARFVTNLAAVLAERLRVANARLGA